The region ACCCTGAATGGGTGGCAAACATCGTCCTAGTAAAGAAGGCAAACGGGAAGTACAGGATGTGTGTCGATTTCACAGACTTGAACAAGGCCTGCCCAAAGGACAGCTATCCGCTCCCCAACATAGACCAGTTAGTGGACTCAACAGCTTGCTATCTCCTATATAGCTTCGTAGACGCAGCGCAAGGGTATCATCAAATACCGATGGAGGAGAAGGATCAAGAGAAAACATCATTCGTCACAGACCGAGGGACATACTGTTACAAAGTCATGCCGTTTGGATTAAAGAACGCAGGAGCCACCTATCAACGTCTGGTCAACTTTATGTTCCAAGACCAGCTGGGGAGGAATGTAGAAGCCTACGTGGATGACATAATTGTGAAAAGCCAGCTATACGCATCACTCCAAATGAAGGAGGAGCGGTTAACACCAACAGTAGAAGAGCAGCAGGTGTTACCAGTCGCAGTCCTAGATCCATGGATGCAACCCATAGTGGCATATTTAGCAGACGGAGTCCTACCTGAAGGACGTACCGAAGCGGCTAAGCTAGTTCGAATTTCCTCCGTCTATTCAATAATAGAAGGAGCACTGTACCGGACCTCAGTAACACACCCATGGTTTAAATGCATATCACTAGAAGAAGGAAGCTACGTCCTTCGGGAAATCCATGAAGGAGAATGCGGAGCTCATGAGGGCGCAGTAACTCTATACAGAAAAGCAATGTTACAGGGATTTTATTGGCCCACGATGAAAAAAGACGCTGAAGAAATGGTCAAGAAGTGCGATAAATGCCAGAAATTTGGGTCGCTCATCAGAACCCCAGCCGCTCACCAGTCAACTATTGGAAGCCCTTGGCCCTTCATGATCTGGGGAGTAGACATACTGGGACCCTTTGCCCCAGCGAGAGGACAAGTAAAGTTTATAGTAGTCGCGGTCGACCATTTCACCAAGTGGATAGAGGTACAACCCATGAGCACCATAACAAGTAAGAAAATCCAGAAGTGGTTATCAAACGAAGTCATGAGCAGGTATTtggtatttttcattttttcctttaaaacaaaagcaaaacaaaaccacacattAACATGTCACAGGTTCGGCACTCCACATGCCCTAGTCACAGACAACGGGAAGCAATTTGACTGCGCCAGCTTCAGAGATTTCTGCACTGAGCTAggaattcttttaaaattctcCTCAGTAGCACACCCGCAAACCAACGGACTaacagaagtcaccaaccgcACCATCCTTTCTGGAATAAAGAGAGGCTAGGAGACTTAAAAGGGAGATGGGTTGATGAGCTTTATCACGTGGTCTGGGCCTATCGAACTACCCCCAGAAAGCAACAGGGGAAACCCCATTTCGCCTCACGTATGGCACCGAAGCTGTTCTCCCAGTAGAACTTGGAATGCCAACCTTACGAGTTCAGGTCTTAGACGAAGATCGCAACGAGGAGTCCCTAAGGCTATGCCTGGACCTCCTCGAAGAAAGAAGACAGCAGGTAGCAATCCGAGCTGAGGCATATCGCAGACAGATGACCAAGTATCACAACGCCCGAgtcaaagaaagaaaattcGAAGAAGGAGACTTAGTCCTGAAAAAGGCAGAAATTGGAAGAGGAGCCGCCGGAGTTGGAAAGTTAGAGGCCAACTGGGACGGTCCATATCGCGTAGTAGCAGTAGTCGGTAAGGGCGCATACAAAATAGCTCACCTAGATGGGACTCCATTACTTCGGACTTGGAATGTTGAAAATCTGAAGCTATACCTTCAGTAAAAGATGTAACCACCATTCATTAATAAAGttacttcttttcttcttactttatttaaatttattcatttatgtCAGCCATATGAGTATAACCAGTAGTATGAAGAAGACACAGGACGCAGCTACACATgtctatataaaaaaagaaagaaagagaggaACGCAATCAAAGTATATGACACAACAAGACGACTCTGCAACCAGCCGCCAACACTTGAAATACGAAAATACAAATTGTTCAGTTAACCAAAAGAAGGGAGTCTACTATAAAGACTCCCCAACTACGTACAAAAGCTACCTAACAAGTAGCAAGAAAAGAAACGAAACGGCCAAACACACGGCCTATACATCTTCCTCTGGCAGGGTCGCTCCCTTCTTTGGACCAACCGCATCTCCTACGGGAAGCAAAATGTCAATTGGGTCCACGTCACCCAGCCCTTGGTCTGAGGCACTAGCTTCAGCTTCGGGGGTCAACTCAGTAGATGGCACAGCCACCTCAGTCCCAGCAAGAATTTCAGAAGAGGGCGTCGCTTCCTTCTTCTCAGCACCTTTGACATTCTCCTCGGATCCGATCGCATCAATAGCCCCATCATTAACTGCATCCGACGGAAGAATAGGAGAAACACTCGGCCCGGCTTTCTTCGCAGCCACCTTGGCCGCAACACGCTGACCCAGCGCGCGAAGATCAATGGACAGAAACTTACTTATATCATACTCCGGGTAATCTGCACGCACAATTTTAATGACGGTAGAGCAGAAATCAGTCAAACACCCACTTACGTACACATTAGCATCCTGTTTGCTACTTCTCTGCTCCTGCAACAACTTGTCATAGGAGAGCCTCAATTCCATCAGAGCATTCTCACGATCAGAGACCTTTTTCTCCATAATTTTCAGGCGATCAGCAGCCGTCTGACTCAGGTTGGATAACCTGACCTTCTCCGCAGCCGCAGTAGCCCGAAGGAAAGCCATTTCCTTTTCATGCTTGTGACTCAAGGAAACCATCTCATCTCGGTGACGACGCATCAAAGCATTCCCTTGCAAAAGCTGACAGAACACGGTACAAATAAACAACTAAACAAAAACAgaggaaaagaagaaagaaaagacaaTGAGGAGGGAATTATTTCAAACCTGAAGTAAAGCGATGTCAACCCGGTCGCAGGCATCCCTTTCCGAGAGATCGGTCCAAGACTCCATATCCTGAGGGAATTGAACAAACTGCGAGAAAAGAGACGCAATACCAGGAGAGGTCACAGTCACATTGTCCACGTTTCGCTCCAACCACTCCCTGGGACTGGGGCAAGCATCCAGGTTCGTTTTCAGTCGCTTGGCAGAGCCCTGTTTGGCTTTGTCACGGCCATCACGGTTCTTTTTCGCAGAAGGGGCAGCCAAGGTAGCATCCATGGATTTCTCCAACTTCACCACAGGCTTAGGAGGGAGAGAAGTAGACGCTGGAACAACACCAGTAATCACAGGGGCATCTTCATCAAAGGACAATTTCAACGAATCCAGATAGTTCTCACCCATATCTGCAGTTGCCAAAAAACAAACGAATCAAAAGATGAATCAACATCAAGTAAAAGAAAACGAGACAAATTAAAGCATACCATGAGAGGCAGTCAGATCTACATAAGATCCAGTAGGAGAATTATGGCAAGATTGAGATAGAGTACCCTCACTCTCTAGAGGACCCTCAGTCACAGCACGAAGGGGCAACTCAAGATGAGGAAACTCTCGCAGAAGGTATTTATCTACTAAATCACAACAATCGTACATACAACTTTTGGCATCATCAATAAGAGAATCTACTACCTTCAACTCAGTAGCAGAAAGGGGAGAGAAAGCCAACGAGGCTGCATCATCAACCCACTCAGTAGGAAAATCAACAAAAGCTTCATCATGACTGACAACAAAGAATGACCGCTGCCAACGTTTAGTGATCTTAGGGAGACCTTCAACTACCCTCTTACCCCTATGAGCAACTAAACGAACGTAAAACTCATTGTTGCGACGAGACACGAAGAACAGTTGGCTAAGGAGACCTAGAGAAGGGACTAAGCCCCGTTCGTGAGACAACTCAACGAAGCAACAAAGAGTCCTAATGGCGTTAGGGTGGATTTGAACCAGAGGAACTTGATAGTCTACAATAAAGGCTTTGATCAGAGGATCCAAAGGAAAACGCAAGCCACAACGCAACTGC is a window of Mercurialis annua linkage group LG2, ddMerAnnu1.2, whole genome shotgun sequence DNA encoding:
- the LOC130015110 gene encoding uncharacterized protein LOC130015110, with the translated sequence MPTSSGIVVVRGDQEMAKECCLVTTKEDESLTIEAFPGDAVEEEESQGAEPVGVMKELHLTETKMVKVGTEVPEKVAQEITEILKKNVESFATEPTEIVGINPKVASHKLNVIPGSVPKVQKKRRFTEERQKIIADEVNILEAADFIHEVFYPEWVANIVLVKKANGKYRMCVDFTDLNKACPKDSYPLPNIDQLVDSTACYLLYSFVDAAQGYHQIPMEEKDQEKTSFVTDRGTYCYKVMPFGLKNAGATYQRLVNFMFQDQLGRNVEAYVDDIIVKSQLYASLQMKEERLTPTVEEQQVLPVAVLDPWMQPIVAYLADGVLPEGRTEAAKLVRISSVYSIIEGALYRTSVTHPWFKCISLEEGSYVLREIHEGECGAHEGAVTLYRKAMLQGFYWPTMKKDAEEMVKKCDKCQKFGSLIRTPAAHQSTIGSPWPFMIWGVDILGPFAPARGQVKFIVVAVDHFTKWIEVQPMSTITSKKIQKWLSNEVMSRFGTPHALVTDNGKQFDCASFRDFCTELGILLKFSSVAHPQTNGLTEVTNRTILSGIKRG